The Spirosoma foliorum genome has a window encoding:
- a CDS encoding tetratricopeptide repeat protein, whose product MKTLYKFFSNQFLIVWIGTLGLVIWLTLTPASAQRRREKAVPDTSLAKVGSTTTTRIEAETQFTEGMRYLMTDEPTKAITQFTKVLQKDPANAAAQYSMANAYLKAGKVTEAIPHATKAYTIDNQNKFYSLLLAELYVKQKRYVEAEELYEKLLKKGPENAEYGVELAAIYLFNDKPDKALDAYNKVKRELGLNEEIVRQKQRIYLKQNKIDKAVEEAEKLVASEPSDPDYLLEGAELLIANDRGDQAIGWIDRALKLNADLPQAHVLLADIYRKKGDMDRVTKELNQVLANPNLEAGLKARILSSYVGMTGENTTARQDALAMVQNLAKTSPNDPKTQVMLANLLTQQGKKAEARDAYAKAARLDGSVYEVWGALIQLDGELQQVDSLLAHTEKALEVFPTQGLFWYSNGTANLYKRKYQQAVDALEESRKLLAATSNNDLRKEIDAQLGDAYNGIGDHAKSDESYEAVLKVDPINDHVLNNYSYFLSLRKENLPRALQLAQKLIERHPTNATYLDTYAWILYVSKDYAKAKQYLEKALADPANVSGTIIEHYGDVLYQLGQPDKAVEQWKQAKAKGGAGPDLDKKITTGKL is encoded by the coding sequence ATGAAAACGTTATACAAATTTTTCTCTAACCAGTTCCTGATCGTGTGGATTGGTACTCTTGGGCTGGTTATTTGGCTGACGCTGACACCAGCGTCAGCGCAGCGTCGACGTGAAAAAGCCGTTCCTGACACATCGCTTGCAAAGGTTGGATCGACAACCACAACCCGCATAGAAGCCGAAACTCAGTTTACGGAGGGAATGCGCTATCTGATGACCGACGAACCGACAAAGGCCATCACGCAGTTTACAAAAGTACTTCAGAAAGACCCTGCCAATGCGGCTGCCCAGTATTCGATGGCCAACGCATACTTAAAGGCCGGAAAAGTTACGGAAGCCATTCCTCATGCTACAAAAGCGTATACGATCGATAATCAAAACAAGTTTTACTCCCTTTTGCTTGCCGAATTATACGTCAAGCAAAAACGATACGTAGAAGCCGAAGAACTTTACGAAAAACTCCTGAAAAAAGGACCAGAAAACGCTGAATATGGCGTAGAGCTAGCCGCGATCTACTTATTCAACGATAAACCTGATAAGGCGCTGGATGCCTACAATAAAGTAAAGCGAGAGTTGGGACTAAATGAGGAAATCGTTCGTCAGAAACAACGGATTTATTTAAAGCAGAACAAGATTGATAAGGCTGTTGAAGAAGCCGAAAAATTAGTGGCCTCGGAACCTTCCGATCCTGATTACCTCCTCGAAGGGGCCGAGCTACTTATTGCCAACGATCGGGGCGATCAGGCTATTGGCTGGATTGATCGAGCCCTTAAACTAAACGCTGACCTTCCTCAGGCACACGTGCTATTGGCCGATATTTATCGCAAGAAAGGCGATATGGATCGCGTAACGAAAGAGCTGAATCAGGTGTTGGCCAACCCAAATCTTGAAGCGGGTTTGAAAGCCCGGATTCTATCAAGTTACGTGGGCATGACGGGTGAAAACACGACCGCTCGGCAGGATGCGCTGGCTATGGTACAGAACTTGGCCAAAACCTCGCCCAACGACCCCAAAACTCAAGTCATGCTCGCCAATTTATTGACACAGCAAGGCAAGAAAGCAGAAGCCCGCGACGCCTACGCCAAAGCGGCCCGACTCGATGGCTCGGTGTATGAAGTATGGGGCGCTTTGATCCAATTAGACGGCGAATTGCAACAGGTAGATAGCTTATTGGCACACACCGAAAAAGCGCTTGAGGTATTCCCCACACAAGGATTGTTCTGGTATTCCAATGGAACGGCCAATCTGTATAAACGAAAATATCAGCAAGCCGTCGACGCACTCGAAGAGAGCCGAAAGCTCCTGGCAGCTACCTCTAACAATGATCTCCGAAAAGAAATCGACGCCCAGTTAGGCGATGCTTACAACGGGATTGGCGATCACGCCAAGTCCGACGAGTCGTACGAAGCGGTTCTGAAAGTAGACCCTATCAACGATCACGTTCTCAATAACTACAGCTATTTTTTATCCTTACGGAAAGAGAATCTGCCTCGCGCCTTGCAGTTGGCCCAAAAGCTCATTGAACGGCACCCGACCAACGCGACCTATCTGGACACCTACGCCTGGATACTCTATGTGTCAAAGGATTACGCTAAAGCCAAGCAATACCTGGAGAAAGCTCTCGCCGATCCGGCCAACGTTAGTGGTACAATTATTGAACACTATGGCGATGTTCTTTACCAGCTTGGCCAACCCGACAAGGCGGTCGAACAGTGGAAACAGGCGAAAGCAAAAGGTGGAGCGGGTCCTGATTTAGACAAAAAGATAACTACTGGCAAGTTGTAA